The following are from one region of the Marinitoga litoralis genome:
- a CDS encoding DegV family protein: protein MKIGLVTDNTCNLPLEFLEKNDIGVASLYILRDGNHIKAVDLCPTTFYEELKVGSYIPLTSQPSVKDFEEVYREMLKKYDYLITVTISEKLSGTLNSARLASTMVDEKRIFVVDSKLTSFGLGFLLLELKERIESNNYSLEQLIEYAKNFYNTIKIIFTVTNLDYLYKGGRIGKAKALMGGLLNMKPLLSLVDGEIIPVKSVRGYNKMIKELVNFSLERIDTLKLKRTAIIHTGNLKYGTMIIDELNNRGIKEDTYALLDPVIGTHLGPDAIGVITQWE from the coding sequence ATGAAAATAGGATTAGTGACAGATAATACATGTAATTTACCTTTAGAATTTTTAGAAAAAAATGATATAGGAGTAGCTTCATTATACATTTTAAGAGATGGAAATCATATAAAAGCTGTAGATCTTTGTCCAACTACATTTTACGAAGAATTAAAGGTAGGGTCATATATTCCATTAACTTCACAACCATCGGTAAAAGACTTTGAAGAAGTATATAGAGAGATGCTAAAAAAATATGATTATTTAATAACAGTGACAATTTCTGAAAAGTTGAGCGGTACATTAAATTCAGCCAGATTGGCTTCAACAATGGTGGATGAAAAAAGAATATTTGTTGTTGATTCAAAATTAACAAGTTTTGGATTAGGTTTTTTATTATTAGAATTAAAAGAGAGAATTGAAAGTAATAATTACTCATTAGAACAATTAATAGAATATGCAAAAAACTTTTATAATACCATAAAAATTATATTTACCGTAACTAATTTAGATTATTTATATAAAGGTGGAAGAATTGGGAAAGCAAAAGCTTTGATGGGTGGATTATTAAATATGAAACCATTACTATCTTTAGTGGATGGTGAAATAATTCCAGTAAAAAGCGTTAGAGGATATAATAAAATGATAAAAGAATTAGTAAATTTTTCTTTAGAAAGAATAGATACTTTGAAATTAAAAAGGACAGCAATTATTCATACAGGTAACTTAAAGTATGGAACAATGATAATAGATGAATTAAATAATAGAGGAATTAAAGAAGATACATATGCATTATTAGATCCAGTTATAGGTACACATTTAGGACCTGATGCTATAGGAGTGATTACTCAATGGGAATAG